A window of the Haloarcula litorea genome harbors these coding sequences:
- a CDS encoding restriction endonuclease subunit S gives MKQEDLHTFMEEVQQVEEGEEYRPGNERWERRPLSELIEPVLGKTPKRGNDEFWEGGDIKWASAKDISQSKTRHVFETEDRMTEAGKEESNAKVMPEGTVVVTARGTVGEVVQLGEPMTYNQSCYGLATNDELLEDYLYYAWQYVFGQVQAVSYGTVFDTITMKSFKDIEIPVPPIEVQRLIADSLGQFDDKIEKNLDIAEDLESLTDAIFSDMISGESEEWTETEFGEIVEMYSGGPRKTTDKYTGGTHEWLTPTDVTDNGLSVINSTERKLNDLAFEETSVDLLPEDSVFLTSRATVGEVVVNKFPMAMNQGFIGLKPAEDIPPHFLAHLVKDKRAVIESRASGSTYPEISQRGFADIDVKLPPVEQREEFEEHSSSAYNLISSLLRENSLLRSTQEQLLPKMLSGAILPPG, from the coding sequence ATGAAACAGGAAGATCTCCACACCTTCATGGAGGAAGTGCAACAGGTGGAAGAGGGCGAGGAATACAGGCCTGGTAACGAGCGATGGGAACGTCGCCCTCTTTCTGAGCTTATCGAACCGGTTCTCGGCAAGACGCCGAAGCGGGGTAACGACGAATTTTGGGAAGGTGGAGACATTAAGTGGGCGAGCGCTAAGGATATCTCCCAGTCAAAAACCAGACATGTCTTTGAAACAGAAGACCGGATGACGGAGGCGGGCAAAGAAGAGAGTAACGCGAAGGTCATGCCTGAGGGAACGGTCGTAGTTACTGCTCGGGGGACGGTGGGCGAAGTGGTTCAGCTGGGAGAGCCGATGACTTACAACCAGAGCTGCTACGGACTTGCGACTAATGACGAGCTTCTTGAGGACTATCTCTACTATGCCTGGCAATACGTTTTCGGGCAGGTACAGGCTGTCTCATACGGAACCGTTTTCGATACTATAACTATGAAATCTTTCAAGGATATCGAAATTCCTGTCCCACCGATTGAGGTTCAGAGATTGATAGCCGATTCTCTCGGCCAGTTCGACGACAAAATAGAGAAGAATCTGGATATCGCCGAAGACCTTGAATCACTTACAGATGCTATCTTCTCTGACATGATATCCGGGGAAAGTGAGGAATGGACAGAAACCGAGTTCGGAGAAATCGTCGAGATGTACAGCGGAGGACCTCGGAAAACTACTGATAAGTACACAGGCGGCACCCATGAATGGCTGACCCCGACAGACGTTACTGACAATGGCCTATCAGTAATCAATTCGACAGAGAGGAAATTGAATGACCTTGCCTTCGAAGAAACATCGGTCGATCTCCTTCCTGAGGACTCAGTCTTCCTGACAAGCAGGGCCACAGTAGGGGAAGTCGTCGTGAACAAGTTTCCGATGGCAATGAATCAAGGATTCATCGGCCTCAAACCTGCAGAGGACATTCCACCCCACTTCTTGGCCCATTTGGTCAAGGACAAGCGGGCTGTGATTGAGTCGCGGGCAAGCGGTAGTACCTACCCGGAGATTAGTCAGCGCGGATTTGCAGATATAGATGTGAAACTGCCACCTGTAGAGCAGAGAGAAGAGTTCGAGGAACATTCCTCAAGCGCCTATAACCTGATATCCAGCCTGCTCAGAGAGAACAGCCTCTTGAGATCGACACAAGAACAGCTCTTGCCGAAGATGCTGTCAGGTGCGATCCTTCCACCTGGGTAA
- a CDS encoding type I restriction-modification system subunit M — translation MSINGESDEFEKSLWQSAEGLRGPVESAEYKHIVLGLLFLKYMSDAFEDRREELRELTHDEDSLEYYVGDDDQERQFILEDIDAYRAENVFYVPEEARWDNLVGRATHPDIGSQIDDAMRAVEEKNPDRLDGMLPKRYSRIPQDTLEGLLNEFSELDLGNGKDTQDEDVFGRVYEYFIKEFAREEGHRGGEFYTPKHVVELLVEILEPFEGRIFDPFCGSGGMFVQSHKFLERKGGDEDQIAIYGQEVNEATWRICKMNLFLRGIDGNIQLGDSIRDDKFGNLSADKIITNPPFNMSEWGKNTVSDEDPRFDYGMPPSNNANFAFIQHMLYHLDRDGMAGTVMANGSMSVQGVEGEIRKKIIEDDRLDAVIALSGELFYTTSIPVCLWILSKGKDSDEYRDRSDETLFINARELFESIDRTQNRLTEDHIQRIADTVRAYRGEDSVGEYEDETGFCKVATTDEIAENDYMVTPGRYVGIRQDDGDGVPYEVKMEELSAELREQFQQSSELQEEIEGNLTELGF, via the coding sequence ATGAGTATTAATGGGGAGTCTGACGAGTTCGAGAAAAGTCTCTGGCAGTCGGCAGAAGGCCTTCGTGGCCCGGTAGAGTCTGCTGAGTACAAGCACATCGTCCTCGGTCTGCTCTTCCTCAAGTACATGTCGGACGCCTTTGAGGACCGACGTGAGGAACTGCGGGAGCTCACCCACGATGAGGATTCTCTGGAGTATTATGTCGGTGACGACGATCAGGAGCGACAGTTCATCTTAGAGGACATCGACGCCTACCGCGCAGAGAACGTCTTCTACGTCCCCGAGGAGGCCCGGTGGGACAACCTGGTTGGCCGCGCCACGCACCCGGACATCGGCTCCCAGATCGACGATGCGATGAGAGCTGTTGAGGAGAAAAACCCTGACCGGTTGGACGGGATGCTCCCAAAGCGCTACTCCCGTATCCCGCAAGATACTCTCGAGGGACTTCTAAACGAGTTCTCAGAACTAGATCTTGGGAACGGGAAAGATACACAGGACGAAGACGTCTTCGGACGGGTTTACGAGTACTTCATCAAAGAGTTCGCCCGTGAAGAGGGACACCGTGGCGGAGAGTTCTACACCCCCAAGCACGTCGTCGAGCTACTGGTCGAGATCTTAGAGCCATTTGAAGGCCGTATCTTTGACCCGTTCTGCGGTTCTGGCGGGATGTTCGTCCAGAGCCACAAATTCCTGGAACGAAAGGGTGGCGACGAGGACCAGATTGCCATCTACGGACAAGAGGTCAACGAAGCCACTTGGCGCATCTGTAAGATGAACCTCTTTCTCCGAGGTATTGATGGGAACATCCAGCTTGGAGACAGCATCCGGGACGACAAGTTCGGCAATCTCAGTGCTGACAAAATAATCACGAACCCGCCGTTCAATATGAGCGAGTGGGGTAAAAACACCGTCTCTGATGAAGATCCCCGGTTTGATTACGGAATGCCGCCTTCCAACAACGCGAACTTCGCCTTCATCCAGCACATGCTCTATCATCTCGACAGAGACGGTATGGCCGGGACAGTCATGGCGAATGGGTCCATGTCTGTTCAGGGCGTAGAAGGCGAAATCAGGAAGAAAATTATCGAAGACGACAGGCTGGATGCGGTGATCGCGCTTTCTGGTGAGCTTTTCTACACCACGTCTATACCTGTCTGTCTATGGATCCTCAGTAAAGGAAAGGACTCAGACGAATACCGAGACAGAAGCGATGAAACTCTGTTCATAAACGCAAGAGAGCTCTTTGAGTCAATAGATCGCACCCAGAACCGTCTTACTGAAGACCATATCCAGAGGATAGCCGACACCGTTCGTGCTTACCGTGGAGAGGATTCTGTAGGCGAATACGAAGATGAGACGGGCTTCTGCAAGGTCGCAACTACGGATGAAATTGCAGAAAACGACTACATGGTCACTCCTGGCCGGTATGTCGGTATAAGACAGGATGATGGAGATGGTGTTCCGTACGAGGTGAAGATGGAGGAACTTTCTGCAGAGCTCAGAGAGCAGTTCCAGCAATCGAGCGAACTGCAGGAAGAAATCGAAGGCAATCTCACGGAGCTGGGATTCTGA
- a CDS encoding DUF6293 family protein has translation MSLHIVPHGETTVHIKRGLQAYGSADHVQLLTSEKFQSVGKELAQELSEFGYNVEIELIDAFDLRDVVDTVVSVARENPDQEIYVNITGGTNLMAGAATASAFFIGATPYYVLEPQTGEESVDDLVKKLPSPTQPLNFEIEGLQLDVLETLGGWDEEGRKGVILREIGEELSESSQKISYHVSQLEEKGLVETEMEGRTKHVYVTDVGRLYLQWTSHE, from the coding sequence ATGAGTCTGCACATCGTCCCTCACGGAGAAACGACAGTCCACATCAAGCGTGGACTACAAGCCTATGGATCCGCCGACCACGTCCAGCTACTGACCAGCGAAAAATTCCAATCAGTCGGGAAAGAGCTCGCACAAGAACTCAGTGAGTTCGGATACAACGTCGAGATAGAACTCATAGACGCATTCGATCTTCGAGATGTGGTCGATACAGTCGTGAGCGTGGCGAGAGAAAACCCCGACCAGGAAATCTACGTGAACATTACAGGCGGTACAAACCTGATGGCTGGAGCAGCCACCGCCTCTGCCTTCTTCATCGGGGCAACTCCGTACTACGTTCTGGAACCTCAGACTGGAGAAGAATCAGTTGACGATCTCGTAAAGAAGCTGCCGTCGCCCACCCAGCCGTTGAACTTCGAGATCGAAGGGCTGCAACTCGATGTCTTGGAAACACTCGGCGGTTGGGACGAAGAAGGACGGAAAGGCGTGATACTCCGGGAGATCGGTGAGGAACTGAGCGAGTCATCCCAGAAAATCAGCTACCATGTCAGCCAACTGGAGGAGAAGGGCTTAGTCGAAACAGAAATGGAGGGGAGAACGAAACACGTCTATGTAACCGACGTGGGGCGTTTGTACCTTCAGTGGACCTCGCACGAGTAA
- a CDS encoding N-6 DNA methylase, which produces MHEQELVQDTYDELTDIYGEDRVVLEPFIEGQLSFRPDLAVLDEELDEFFVVVECSTVITEHREREDLKELRRLMNHSRAPYGALVSESFEYIFKLVPGEEGEQVERELAEFPSDDGQERRALESAEEVQMKFWRLAEYFRGKIGREIESQLYHSLFRKLATERHNYNLDIDNLSEQDLTEIDELIEEKYPPFQTQRHQHDVEFQKQVLNTFYGIDLDQTPPELAEAFVELEEKSKRSAPKTTPLWLSKAFLDLSETGEGDVVLDPAAGYGNILREASARGADAHGVEININAVNSAIFLNELFGTNISYTAGDYLKLSQIDQSLPTKFDQVFIDPPFNLHYEKPDGTPARNGDEKFVLDSLARLKPGGGLTVILPAGKLYKRRSSDFRETLRTEYTIESLIEIDTPIYDHTGISTVILQIANEPSSPSDKISYAIVDEDEDPERKIPEIVDDIRLGKADTLELSRLEGGSYLPSEIIQMDNTSRKLQQQYAEVGEIQDVAEEIRGGTKKPDQVFEEDGENLLPYVNIRDIQQEQYSEFLDVNENIVRADETDVLVSATGAKIHVHHPEREIAPSSMWAVVRFRSEEEALVYAQFLDTELARNQLESMQGGATVQHIPIRRLRELLVPKFSEKEIQEKAEAIRKRLEKIADLEQEQSQLQDDLEGLFGGE; this is translated from the coding sequence ATGCACGAACAAGAACTCGTTCAGGACACTTACGACGAGCTCACAGACATCTACGGCGAAGACCGAGTCGTACTTGAGCCGTTTATCGAGGGACAACTAAGCTTCCGTCCCGACCTTGCCGTCTTAGATGAAGAGCTGGACGAGTTCTTTGTAGTCGTTGAATGCAGCACCGTTATCACGGAGCACAGGGAGCGAGAAGACCTGAAAGAGCTCCGCCGCTTGATGAATCACTCCAGGGCACCATACGGCGCACTGGTTTCCGAGTCCTTCGAATACATCTTCAAACTCGTTCCCGGAGAAGAAGGCGAACAAGTGGAACGCGAACTCGCCGAGTTCCCTAGTGACGACGGTCAGGAACGACGAGCTTTAGAATCCGCGGAAGAAGTCCAGATGAAGTTCTGGCGGCTCGCCGAGTACTTCAGAGGGAAGATCGGCAGAGAGATCGAGAGTCAGCTCTACCACAGCCTGTTCCGAAAACTGGCCACTGAACGACACAACTACAACCTGGATATCGACAACCTCTCCGAACAAGACCTGACGGAGATAGACGAACTGATTGAGGAGAAATACCCCCCGTTCCAGACTCAACGCCACCAGCATGACGTCGAGTTCCAGAAACAAGTGTTGAACACGTTCTACGGCATCGATTTAGACCAAACCCCGCCGGAACTCGCCGAAGCATTCGTAGAACTCGAAGAGAAGTCAAAAAGATCCGCACCCAAAACCACTCCTCTTTGGCTGAGCAAAGCCTTTCTCGATCTATCGGAAACCGGTGAAGGAGACGTTGTCCTTGACCCTGCCGCAGGGTACGGAAACATCCTCCGAGAAGCCAGCGCCCGAGGTGCAGACGCACACGGTGTCGAAATCAATATTAACGCAGTAAACAGCGCCATCTTCCTCAACGAACTGTTCGGGACGAACATCTCCTACACAGCGGGAGACTATCTGAAACTCTCACAGATAGATCAAAGCTTGCCGACAAAGTTTGACCAGGTCTTCATCGACCCCCCGTTCAACCTACATTACGAGAAGCCAGACGGCACCCCTGCACGGAACGGAGACGAGAAGTTCGTCTTGGACTCACTGGCACGGCTCAAGCCTGGCGGCGGCCTAACAGTCATACTGCCAGCCGGGAAACTGTACAAGAGAAGGTCCTCTGACTTCCGAGAGACACTCCGTACAGAGTACACGATAGAGTCTCTGATCGAGATCGATACCCCGATCTATGACCATACCGGGATCTCTACCGTAATCCTGCAGATAGCAAACGAACCGTCCTCACCGAGCGACAAGATATCTTACGCCATCGTCGACGAAGATGAAGATCCTGAACGGAAAATCCCAGAGATCGTAGACGACATCCGACTCGGGAAGGCCGATACGCTGGAGCTGAGTAGGCTGGAGGGCGGCTCCTATCTCCCCAGTGAGATCATTCAGATGGATAATACAAGCCGCAAACTGCAACAGCAGTATGCGGAGGTCGGTGAGATTCAGGATGTCGCCGAGGAAATCCGTGGCGGGACGAAGAAGCCAGACCAGGTGTTCGAAGAAGATGGTGAGAACCTGCTGCCGTACGTTAATATCCGTGATATCCAGCAGGAACAGTACTCTGAGTTCCTCGATGTAAACGAGAATATCGTGAGAGCGGACGAGACGGACGTCCTGGTCTCGGCTACCGGTGCAAAGATTCACGTCCACCATCCCGAGAGGGAAATAGCTCCAAGTTCGATGTGGGCTGTCGTCCGCTTCCGTTCAGAGGAGGAAGCACTGGTGTACGCCCAGTTCCTGGATACTGAACTTGCCAGAAACCAGTTGGAATCGATGCAGGGTGGGGCGACAGTACAGCATATCCCAATCAGGAGACTGCGTGAACTGCTGGTGCCAAAGTTCTCAGAGAAAGAGATCCAGGAGAAAGCCGAAGCCATACGGAAGCGACTGGAGAAAATCGCTGACCTGGAACAAGAACAGTCGCAGCTCCAGGATGACCTCGAAGGGCTCTTCGGAGGTGAATAA
- a CDS encoding TATA-box-binding protein — translation MVAVVNVVSSGSLSVELDLEAVAEELDDIVDYDPEKYPGAYVRLEDSDPLITLYRTGKYIITGSSSEQQAVETRNRFLSTLHDRGILPSAEDEWFSIQNYVCVADLDESVNLSALAIGLGLEKSEYEPEQFPGLVYRPTEYDCVLLIFGSGKTVITGAKSIEQAESAFEHLRVELESLF, via the coding sequence ATGGTGGCTGTCGTCAACGTTGTTTCTTCTGGCTCTTTGAGCGTGGAACTCGATTTGGAAGCTGTTGCTGAGGAACTTGACGACATCGTTGACTATGACCCTGAGAAATACCCGGGCGCATACGTTCGATTAGAAGACTCTGATCCGCTCATCACCCTCTATCGCACAGGCAAGTACATCATTACTGGTTCATCCTCCGAACAGCAGGCTGTAGAAACAAGGAATAGATTTCTCTCTACGCTCCACGACCGTGGAATCCTGCCTTCTGCCGAGGATGAATGGTTCTCTATCCAGAACTACGTCTGTGTCGCAGATCTCGATGAGTCAGTCAACCTGTCAGCTCTCGCAATCGGATTGGGCCTGGAGAAAAGCGAATATGAACCTGAGCAGTTTCCTGGGCTCGTATACCGCCCTACTGAATACGATTGTGTCCTGCTGATTTTCGGCTCTGGGAAAACCGTGATAACTGGTGCAAAATCCATTGAACAGGCAGAATCAGCCTTTGAACACTTGAGAGTTGAACTCGAATCCCTCTTCTAA
- a CDS encoding N-6 DNA methylase: MFEDFLDLSLYALQRDDESYLDVMDKYGEEEAELYSEAFDELLNASESANHDVLGVVYEELGQSSDHFGQHFTPHNLSDMNAEMVIDEDPDPDREDPYSVLDPAAGSGRLLISAAKQLPDEAEAEFYAVDKDSTVAKMAALNLTFFNMDGYVVHGDSLTQDYHRVWATKGSVFGGSVYELDDDQWTNPYDQEVSEEPTGDDVDEDLAEGTQEDPDESGRVDAPDIDFEEVRETKLSAFAEEGDSQ, translated from the coding sequence GTGTTCGAGGATTTCCTCGACCTGTCGTTGTATGCCTTGCAGAGAGACGATGAATCCTATCTTGACGTGATGGACAAGTACGGTGAGGAAGAGGCAGAGCTGTACAGTGAGGCCTTCGATGAACTGTTGAACGCCTCCGAATCCGCGAACCACGATGTCCTCGGAGTGGTGTACGAGGAGCTCGGGCAGAGCAGCGATCACTTCGGCCAGCACTTCACACCTCACAACCTGTCCGATATGAATGCGGAGATGGTGATCGACGAAGACCCAGACCCGGATAGGGAAGATCCCTACAGTGTATTGGATCCGGCGGCGGGAAGCGGACGGCTTCTGATCTCCGCAGCGAAGCAGCTACCGGATGAAGCAGAGGCCGAGTTCTACGCGGTAGACAAGGACAGTACTGTTGCGAAGATGGCCGCTCTCAACTTGACGTTCTTCAATATGGATGGTTATGTCGTCCACGGCGACTCCCTTACACAGGACTACCACAGGGTGTGGGCGACGAAAGGCAGTGTTTTCGGCGGCTCGGTCTACGAACTTGACGACGACCAGTGGACGAACCCTTACGACCAGGAAGTCAGTGAAGAACCCACGGGGGACGATGTCGACGAGGATCTCGCCGAAGGAACTCAGGAGGATCCAGATGAATCAGGACGGGTGGATGCGCCGGACATCGACTTCGAAGAGGTCCGTGAAACCAAGCTCTCTGCCTTCGCAGAAGAAGGTGATAGCCAGTGA
- a CDS encoding DUF932 domain-containing protein has protein sequence MPEVSRFDVLASHPEKDGLDAVPWRDSLYTDEEEPQLAGEVSSGDDYYNIIQYGDILEAVAKGIEARDEDIQPEGEVALSDTRHKMSARIGMDQSVEAAPGDPINLDLRARSGHSGYHGLKFDVGAMREICSNGMMAFIADQSYEQTHSEEFQPQLAYHAVDAVMDGVDTVEQRLEQAQERTLRNQDEALLVLQDVGIDRYLEDPTADLLTALNEEVEDPDNPSLYETFNAATYALTHLSEDRPQYQLDDGYEQASQLLEYGDGIPSARILGENAVQHRANELIEDPDAEENYEGETEDVRELMEYHEVQA, from the coding sequence ATGCCGGAAGTCTCCCGGTTCGACGTTCTTGCCTCCCACCCCGAGAAAGACGGTTTAGACGCAGTACCGTGGAGAGATTCTCTATATACAGACGAGGAAGAGCCGCAGCTCGCCGGCGAAGTCAGCAGCGGAGACGACTACTACAACATCATACAATACGGCGACATCCTTGAAGCAGTAGCAAAAGGGATCGAAGCCAGAGACGAAGATATCCAGCCAGAAGGCGAGGTCGCTCTCTCCGATACCCGGCACAAGATGAGCGCCCGGATCGGGATGGATCAGTCAGTCGAAGCAGCACCAGGCGATCCGATCAATCTAGATCTACGTGCCCGTTCTGGACACTCGGGTTACCACGGCTTGAAGTTCGACGTCGGAGCGATGCGAGAGATCTGCAGCAACGGTATGATGGCGTTCATCGCTGACCAGAGCTACGAGCAAACCCACAGTGAAGAGTTCCAACCGCAGCTGGCGTACCACGCTGTCGACGCCGTCATGGACGGAGTAGATACAGTAGAGCAGAGACTGGAGCAGGCTCAGGAACGCACCTTGCGTAACCAGGATGAGGCTCTTCTGGTGTTGCAGGATGTAGGTATCGATCGTTACCTGGAAGACCCGACCGCTGATCTTCTCACCGCTCTCAACGAGGAAGTCGAAGATCCAGACAATCCTTCCCTGTACGAGACTTTCAACGCAGCAACCTACGCACTGACCCATCTCTCGGAAGATAGGCCTCAGTACCAGTTGGACGACGGCTACGAGCAGGCCTCACAACTCCTCGAGTATGGCGACGGTATTCCAAGCGCCCGGATCCTTGGTGAGAATGCTGTACAGCACAGGGCGAATGAACTGATCGAGGATCCCGACGCAGAAGAGAACTATGAGGGCGAAACCGAAGACGTCCGTGAACTGATGGAGTACCACGAAGTCCAGGCCTAA
- a CDS encoding helicase HerA domain-containing protein produces MNLQRIGRTETSPRTVFLWDTDSFAVVETTVLGDDCYLVRVTKAYRLLRQDPEGRESWSRNINKLNEYLESTFSNFRLSIDYVDRVSGEALQVKDEAREVADQAQELLAKAEKLSGEIEQLQQSLEISLESMEDRVKRKLEGKKQKRQRILDELDQITQDLERRKDILQEWEDNGVLSAVLFQFSTEAEVTTGDTLDSVIEDHLEQAFNYHRRKILQTLRGENFRLVVEEVEEPGTLMRSEYGMLLNPTVMEDLEGRYENTGIEDDLIDARREAVKQFEEYAVEDLEVDESVVQESNATPAKAVDSILKKLETERVGEVQDVPQDGPMLGTVTGTDVVVGVDPGEYEHFYIVGETGSGKSHLKRALIENAASLDYHVLSINPSDLQNVGLNLSNQASENGRSIGFNQYWKDSDQLLDLPADLSELFTGRNAVSLRGLTDSEKQDFIDDLFSKLADVDSTNKPLFVFLDEAHNFNSGKAANAIQEIVRESRKFGVHLVLVSQSPKDYAYNQKHVRENTYNVFMAGEYFEYAARFLDDEEVIRSLDTGEAVFPESRELPRMDVEIRDVLTRFWEETPSQSELDKVDSMFKGQLPSFESEVTSSGEESGSEYQSPSVSTASTDNNSHDLSEEEEQLVQHIRNYIEENDERPSTSKCWREGPFGSSKTNDLLDQLEEKGVVESETEERYGNEATVYTVVL; encoded by the coding sequence ATGAACCTGCAGCGTATCGGCAGGACCGAGACATCTCCGCGCACCGTTTTTCTCTGGGACACCGATTCGTTCGCAGTAGTAGAAACCACTGTCCTTGGAGACGACTGCTATCTGGTCCGTGTTACGAAGGCCTACCGCTTACTTCGTCAGGATCCGGAAGGCCGTGAGTCTTGGAGCCGGAACATCAACAAACTCAACGAGTACCTCGAATCCACTTTCTCTAACTTCCGCCTCAGCATTGACTACGTGGACCGTGTCTCCGGTGAAGCACTCCAAGTGAAGGATGAGGCACGAGAGGTAGCAGATCAGGCACAGGAGTTGCTTGCCAAGGCCGAAAAGCTATCCGGCGAAATCGAACAACTGCAGCAATCCCTTGAGATTTCCTTGGAGTCGATGGAGGACCGGGTAAAACGCAAACTGGAGGGTAAGAAGCAGAAACGACAACGTATCCTCGACGAGCTCGATCAAATCACCCAAGACTTGGAACGGAGAAAAGATATCCTGCAGGAGTGGGAGGATAACGGCGTTCTCTCCGCCGTCTTATTCCAGTTTTCGACAGAAGCTGAAGTCACGACCGGTGACACCCTCGATTCCGTCATCGAGGATCACCTGGAGCAGGCCTTCAACTACCATCGACGAAAGATCTTGCAGACACTTCGTGGCGAGAATTTCCGTCTCGTGGTGGAGGAAGTTGAGGAGCCGGGTACGTTGATGCGCAGCGAGTATGGAATGTTGCTCAACCCTACTGTTATGGAGGATCTCGAAGGGCGCTACGAGAACACGGGTATCGAAGACGATCTTATAGACGCCCGTAGGGAGGCGGTGAAGCAGTTTGAAGAATATGCGGTCGAGGACTTGGAAGTTGACGAATCGGTCGTGCAGGAGTCGAATGCAACGCCTGCGAAGGCTGTGGACTCTATACTGAAGAAGTTGGAAACAGAGCGTGTCGGTGAGGTGCAGGATGTACCTCAGGATGGACCGATGCTCGGTACGGTCACAGGGACGGACGTGGTCGTGGGGGTGGATCCTGGAGAGTACGAGCATTTCTACATCGTGGGAGAGACTGGTAGCGGGAAATCTCATCTGAAAAGGGCTCTAATCGAGAATGCTGCCTCTCTGGATTACCATGTCTTGTCGATCAATCCATCTGACCTCCAGAACGTCGGTCTGAATCTATCCAACCAGGCCAGTGAAAATGGGAGGAGTATAGGATTCAATCAGTACTGGAAGGACAGCGACCAGCTTCTTGATCTACCTGCTGATCTTTCGGAGCTGTTCACAGGGAGAAACGCTGTCTCCCTGCGCGGCCTGACGGATTCGGAGAAGCAGGACTTCATCGATGACCTGTTCAGCAAGCTTGCTGACGTTGATTCGACTAACAAGCCTCTGTTCGTTTTCCTTGACGAGGCTCACAACTTCAATTCAGGTAAAGCTGCGAACGCTATCCAGGAGATCGTGAGGGAGAGTCGGAAGTTCGGCGTTCACTTGGTGTTGGTCAGTCAGTCTCCGAAGGACTATGCCTACAACCAGAAGCACGTCAGGGAGAATACGTACAACGTGTTCATGGCTGGGGAGTACTTCGAGTACGCTGCTCGTTTCCTCGATGATGAAGAGGTGATTCGTTCCTTGGATACGGGTGAGGCTGTTTTCCCTGAGAGCCGTGAGCTTCCTCGAATGGACGTTGAGATTCGGGATGTATTGACTCGGTTCTGGGAGGAAACACCCAGCCAGAGTGAGCTGGATAAGGTGGATTCGATGTTCAAGGGTCAACTCCCCAGTTTCGAGTCAGAAGTAACGAGTTCAGGTGAGGAATCCGGATCTGAGTATCAATCCCCCTCTGTTTCCACTGCAAGTACTGACAACAATTCACATGACCTGAGTGAGGAGGAAGAACAGCTGGTTCAGCACATCCGAAATTATATCGAAGAGAACGACGAGAGACCCAGTACGAGCAAGTGTTGGAGGGAAGGCCCGTTTGGCTCCAGCAAGACCAACGACCTCCTCGATCAGTTGGAAGAGAAGGGCGTAGTCGAATCAGAAACCGAGGAACGGTACGGTAACGAGGCCACAGTCTATACTGTTGTTTTATAA
- a CDS encoding zinc ribbon domain-containing protein encodes MKTCSECGNEGSDEMNICPKCGSQEFEEGK; translated from the coding sequence ATGAAGACTTGTAGCGAGTGCGGAAACGAGGGGTCTGACGAAATGAATATCTGCCCCAAATGTGGCTCGCAAGAGTTCGAGGAAGGAAAATGA
- a CDS encoding DUF2283 domain-containing protein, producing MRRFYDPEHGTAVLDLVAEYEAVETVDTETGVNLDFDEDGKLVSVEIWASDRIPEEFFQTSEADIDDLKSVAEVFITETGTPGCDILADYYSDPETSALEEGDELAAKKDIHLWLADLKKAMDFDSREEAEGARKLVEQAGLQLGTHGRQILEEKIEDDGEGEQS from the coding sequence GTGAGGCGTTTCTATGATCCGGAGCACGGCACTGCAGTCTTGGATTTAGTAGCTGAGTATGAGGCAGTTGAGACCGTAGATACGGAGACCGGCGTGAATCTGGATTTCGACGAGGATGGTAAGCTGGTGTCCGTGGAGATCTGGGCGTCCGATAGGATTCCTGAGGAGTTCTTTCAGACCAGTGAGGCAGACATAGATGATCTCAAATCAGTTGCTGAGGTTTTCATTACGGAGACAGGTACTCCTGGATGCGATATTTTGGCTGATTACTACAGTGATCCTGAGACTTCAGCACTTGAGGAAGGAGACGAACTGGCTGCGAAGAAGGATATCCATCTCTGGCTGGCTGATCTGAAGAAGGCGATGGACTTCGACTCCAGGGAAGAGGCCGAAGGTGCTCGGAAATTGGTGGAGCAGGCAGGCCTTCAGCTTGGTACTCACGGCAGGCAGATCTTGGAGGAAAAAATCGAAGACGACGGAGAGGGTGAGCAGAGTTGA